From Corynebacterium frankenforstense DSM 45800, the proteins below share one genomic window:
- a CDS encoding universal stress protein has product MSDTYEKIVVGTDGSNSSMLAVERAARIAAAFDATLVIGCAYYENKEEASKTLRQESVTILGDDPAQKNLETAAEHARKFGVDKIETEIRPGAPVSALMQIVTDLSADLLVVGNRGINSLTGRLLGSVPADVARQSDCDVMIVHTVD; this is encoded by the coding sequence ATGAGCGACACGTACGAGAAGATCGTCGTCGGCACCGACGGCTCCAACTCCTCGATGCTCGCGGTCGAGCGCGCCGCCCGTATCGCGGCCGCTTTCGACGCCACCCTCGTCATCGGGTGCGCGTACTACGAGAACAAGGAGGAGGCGTCGAAGACCCTGCGCCAGGAGTCCGTCACCATCCTCGGCGACGACCCGGCCCAGAAGAACCTCGAGACCGCCGCCGAGCACGCCCGCAAGTTCGGCGTGGACAAGATCGAGACCGAGATCCGCCCCGGCGCCCCGGTCTCCGCCCTGATGCAGATCGTCACCGACCTCAGCGCCGACCTGCTCGTCGTGGGCAACCGCGGCATCAACTCCCTGACCGGCCGCCTCCTCGGCTCCGTGCCGGCCGACGTCGCCCGCCAGTCCGACTGCGACGTGATGATCGTCCACACCGTCGACTAG
- a CDS encoding universal stress protein gives MTSYSSIAVGTDGTDTAEVAVRRAAGIARDAGAKLTIISAWHGQNRALLDPPTADTSVPVMGQRNAEEYAEAARVIAEEEGATDVETYTVRNPAANALIDAVDEKNIELIVIGSQGVHSLAGRLFGSVAMEVLRHSPVDVMVVNTDAVK, from the coding sequence ATGACCTCCTACTCTTCGATCGCCGTCGGCACGGACGGGACCGACACCGCCGAGGTCGCGGTCCGCCGCGCCGCAGGTATCGCCCGTGACGCCGGCGCGAAGCTCACCATCATCAGCGCCTGGCACGGCCAGAACCGGGCCCTGCTCGACCCGCCGACCGCGGACACCTCCGTGCCGGTGATGGGCCAGCGCAACGCCGAGGAGTACGCCGAGGCCGCGCGCGTCATCGCCGAGGAAGAGGGCGCCACCGACGTCGAGACGTACACCGTGCGCAACCCCGCCGCCAACGCGCTCATCGACGCCGTCGACGAGAAGAACATCGAGCTGATCGTCATCGGCAGCCAGGGCGTGCACTCCCTGGCCGGGCGCCTGTTCGGCTCCGTGGCCATGGAGGTCCTCCGGCACTCGCCGGTCGACGTCATGGTGGTCAACACCGACGCCGTCAAGTGA